The Anser cygnoides isolate HZ-2024a breed goose chromosome 20, Taihu_goose_T2T_genome, whole genome shotgun sequence genome contains the following window.
tccccagctgtgCCCACATCCCCACAGGTTCCCCAGCCTGGTCCCACAGTACAAAGAGTCAAGGTTGGCTGGAAATGACATCTTCCACAAGTTCTCCACCTTCATCAAGAACCCAGTGCCTGCCCAGGACGAGGGTGAGGAAGTGGGGGGGCCACCTGTGCTGTGCCACACTGGGGGACCCCAGGCAGGCCCTCAGGTGCTCAGACCCCTGAGGCTGgccagcccttccctgcccgGGGCCACTGCTTGCATCCCTCAGCGTCCTGGTAcccccagcctgtccctccCAGCGTGGTTCAGCACGGCTGAGCCAGGGCACCCTTGGCAGAGCAGGGACCAGCCTGGGCCAGGCAAGAACAGCGCGGGCACCAGGGCAGGCTGGCAGGAGGCTACGTGGCAGGGAGGGCTCGGCAAAGCTGCCGGTCCCAAGCCTGCAGCGGGGCGCTGCCCTGACCcagcgtgctgctgcccaccctgcagcactgcagcgAAGCCTGCTGAGGGCCCTGCTGAAGCTGGACGAGTACCTGAGTGCCCCCCTGGAGTATGAGCTGGCCCGTGAGCCCCACCTCCGGACCTCCCAGCGCCGCTTCCTCGACGGGGACCACCTCACGTCAGCTGACTGCAACCTGCTGCCCAAGCTCAACATCGTGCAGGTGAGCACACGCAACCCCACGCCGCGACCTTCCCCTTGCCCTGGCTTCTCTGTACTGCCTGCCCCACGCCCTCACCTCCTCCTGGGTGCCAGCCCATCACCTGCCTGCAACAACTCTCCGCCCCTATGCCCACCCCTGTGTTGCCTCCTCTCCCCCATTCACCATGCCCCCCAGGTGCCTGCCTGGCATGCCCTTCCCCATTAGCCCTGCACAGCTCGGTGCCTTCCTGCAGACTTCACtcccccctgcatcccccaCCAGGTGCCACCCCTCCATCCCGTGCACTGCCACAGATGTCCCCTCATGCTATGTCACCCATGCGGCTGTGAATGCCACCACCTACCAGCCACAAAACCCTCCCTGGCACATCGCGGGCACACAGGGCTGGGCAAGAGCTCACGCTGTTTCTGCCTGCAGATTGTCTGCCAGCATTATCGCCACTTCGGGATCCCCAAGGACCTGCGGGGCGTGTGGCGCTACCTTAACAATGCCAGCGAAACCAAGGAGTTCAAATACACCTGCCCCAACAGTGAGGAGATAGTTCAGGCCTATCGCTCCGTGGTCCGGTCTCCGTAGTGAGCCGGGCAAACACCCAGGTGGGCACAGGGATGGGGTCAGGCAGCAGGCcagtgcctgcccctgccccactgcCATCACCACCGTCCTGCCTGAATTGCACTCGGGAGGGCAGAGAGCATGAGCTGCATCCCTGGTACCCAAATTTCCCCAAGCTGGCACCCTTGCCTGAGGTGCTATCAGCAAGCTGCCTTGCACCGAACCTGCAAATGCATTCTCGCTTCTTGTGTCACCCTCCCTGCCTGGCCAGGACGCTCTTGACCTACCCCGTGATCCCTCAAGCACAAGGATGGGTGCAAAGGTACAGCCATGGGCACCACTTGTAACAGAGCTGGGCAACGCTGAGGGTAACAGCAGGAGCCGAGCCTCAGTTTGTGGAGGAAAAAGTCTGCCTAGAGCAGAGAGCCCAGAGCAGAGAGGGTATCCCCGCAGCCTCCCTCAGAGGCACACTGTGCCACCAGCCACGTGAGGGACCCGAGAAAGGGCTGTGCCAGGACAGCTGGCACCACCTGATGCCTGTGAAGGGCAGCACAGGGTGAGGGGAACAGCCATGGCAAAGCCCTGGGAATGGAGCTGTGGGAATGCTGTTGGTGGTGCTGATGACCTTGCCCTCTGTCCCCATTGCCCTGtgcgaggggagcagagggcacTGCCCCTCCAAGACCCACTCTTAGGAAGCTCTCTGGAGAAGATTTGGGACAGGGAAGGGGATGAAGTGGGGAAAGTCCAAGCCATGTATCAGAGCACCTGGAGATCAATAAAGGCTTTGCAAGCAAGATAACTGTGTCTGGAGTGACCGGCCCCAACAGCTCTCCTCCCACGCAGGACTTTGCACAGGCCTCCAAGTCTAGCAAGGGCTGGGCCCACACTTCCAGCTCTCCAGGGGGCTGGAGAAGCTCTAACCAGTCACGCACCGGCCCATTGGCACAAAACTGTCAAGAAAGCGAACTCCTCTGACCCCCTGACCCCTCAGATTCAGTTGAAATTGGCCACATGGCTCCAGAGCAATGGAAGGGCAAAAGGGAATGACACACGCACACTGTCACTCTGGACAAGCCCCCAGAGACCAGCTGGCTAAAAACAGCTTTACTGGCAATAACTTAAGCACAGGCGatctttaaaaaagataaatccttcaaagttattttttaaaaaaacaccaattAATGGCAAGTGGAGTAAAGGGGTGGCCCCTTTCAGCAGGGAGaagctgcagggaaaaaagcCTCCGCTTTGTCACCCCTGCCCTGTctacccccctccccccaaggCCCTGCCACAGTACCAGCTGAGGATCTGCTGCCCCCTCAGGCCTGCCAGGCACTGCCTCCAGGTCTCTGGGTCCTGCTTGCCCCATCCATCTCCCTTGTTGACCATGAGCCACACCTGCAGCAAGGAGCTTGGCAGGGCCAGGGGGCAGTCAATCCTCTATCAGCCACACATGGTTGAAAATGCTGCCATCGGGGGGACGGGACAGCACAGGTCATGAGTCTTCAAAGTCCACTCCAGATGGTGCCTTCTTGCTAGAAGGGGATGGAAGGGCAGTCACAGGCCAGCCCAGAGCTCACTGGTGTCCACTGGACGTCAAGTCCCAGCACTGGGCTGTGGAACAGCGCTTACCTTTTGAAACCAGGATTAATGAGAGACTCTCCTGGGATCTTCCGCTTAGCTGCCAAAGCTGAGCCAACGCCCCTTTTcttgctggggctggggtctgcCTCAGTCAGAGACAGGAAGGACAGGGAAAGCAAAGGTCAGCTGGTTGCTTTGGCAGCCCTGCAAACCCCTCTGTGCCCAGGGCGTGCCTCCAGGAGCCATGGATGGTGAGGGGCTATGCTTGGTCTCCTCTGTGAAAGCTCCAGGGACCCACAGAACTGCCATGGAAGAGCAGTGAAGCCTGACCTCCTCCTGGAGGCTGGCAAGCAACCCTGCTTGGTGATACTAGGCATCGGACCTGAGCACAGTGCACCTCAAGAGCTACCATGCTGAGCCCTGGCCcctcctgtgctgggaaggGCACCAAGGGCAGGCTGGTTGACAGCAGCCAAAGCAGAGGGGGCTCAGAGTTTCCTGGAGAGTACCAAGACACAGGAGCCAGCAGCttcctggggaagagaaggcaaaCAAGCAACACAACCCATGGCAACTGCCTACCTGGCAGgaagagctgctggctctgggcagcatTCTTCTCAGGGCTGCAGGAAGACCCCAGTGTGCCCACCACTGCTGAGACAGGAATGAGAATCAGATTATGGGCCAATGTATCCCGGGCTTCCCCAGCAAGTTCCCTCTCCTCCACAGCCCACAACCAAACCTAGCAACATTCTCCTTCCAGCCATTTCCAACTAGGGTGCTGCTACCCCAAGAccttcacagaatggttgaggttggaagggagagctggagatcatctagtccaacctccctgacaagcagggtcacctacaGCATATtgcacaggatcacatccaatagggttttgaatatctccagagatggagactccacagcctctctgagcagcctgttccaatgctctgtcaccctcatggtaaaggaaacttgcctctgtaAGGCAATGATGGTGTGGTGTCAGCCATTAGGGCAAGGTTGTGCTCCTGTACACTGTCACAATGCTGCTTTTGGTCCCATGCAGGATCTCTTCTGCCCAAGACGGTCAGGGAAGGCCCTGGCCAGCTTTGGGAACAGGTCAGCCCAAGCAGGAAGACGAAAGTAGCACCTCTGCCGCCCAGCCCACACATTTGCATCTCTCCTGGCCAATCTAGCCAGAGCTCACGAGGAGATGTCACGTGGGATGAGACCGTGAAAACACAGCCTCCTAAATGCCATCTTACTTGGTTCTCTGAGCCAGCTCACTCGGGGGAAACCCTAGGTGGGAGAGAGACGATACCATGACAGCGGATGGAAGCTGATCTCCTTGCTCCCGTTGCCCTGTTCCACAACCACACACAGACCTTCGAGACGTTCTTCTAGGTTCCTGATGCAAGTCGCCAAGCCAAACATCAGCGCTTGGAGCTGGGTCCTCGCCTCAGCAACAGGAAGCTTGCAGAGATGAAGGGCTGCGTGCCCGGCCTCCCCTTGCAGCTGCAGCATGGCCCTGCCATCCTGCAGGCTCAGGGAGACGGCCCCGCGCCGCAGGGCTGCCCTGCGCGGGCAGGAGCCCGGGGTGAGGCGGGAGCTCGGAGCCCTGCGGCAAGGGGCCCCGGGTCCCCGCCGAGCACCCACCTGAGCCTCGCGACGCCGTCCTCCGGCAGGCACGTCCCGCCCTGCGGCACCTGGGGGGAGAGGGCACCTCCTGCGGCGcggccggggccccgccgcccccgccgcccccgccgccccgtcccgccggcccggccctccccgcggcccccagccccgctaCGTACGCGGCCCTGCGGCGGGAGGGCGCCGAGCTCCCCGGCCCAGACCTCCAGCGCGTCGGTCACACTGCGGGGGGCAGCGGCTCAGGCTGTGCTCGagccgccccggcccggcccggcccgctccCCCGCCCGGCGCTGCACTCACTAGACGGTGCCGGCAGagccggggccggccgcggggCAGCAGTAGCAGAGGtaccggcccggcccggcccgcagAACGCAAAAGGGCCCCGGCGCCTCCGCCATGGCGACAGCGCGGAaggggcgggccgggccccgggtCCCGCACGGCGAGGCGGGGGCGGTGCCGCTGCCGCGCGTCCGGGCGGCCCCGCCATGGTGAACCTGGGGCTGCGGCGGGTGGAGGAGAGCGTGGCCGCCAAGCACCCGGTAGGAGCCGCCCGCCCtccccggcggggctgggggggccgcgAGCCGGGCCGGTGCCCTGACGGTGTCTCCGCAGGCGCTGCAGCAGTACGCGGCGTGCCAGTCCCACGCCTTCATGAAGGGCATCGGCACCTTCCTGGCAGGTACGGCtggggcgggcgggcggagcGCCGGGCAGGGGGGGCCTAGCGctcgccccccctcccccatccCCGGGGGGTGGCCCTGGCTGGTAACTGCTCGCGGTCCCTGGGCTTCGGCAGGCAGCGGAGCCGCTTTCGCCGTGCAGAAGCTGGTGAGCAAGAAGCTGCCGTACAGCCTGCAGTGGAACCTGCTGGTGTCCGTGGGTGAGTGCCCTGAGCCCCCGTGCCCTGCCCGGCGCCTGCTGCCTGGGTGTGGCCGCGGGCCGGcagggccgggccccgcggggaGCACAGCCTGGGCTGGCAGGGCCAGGGCCGTGTGTGCAGGTGGCACGGCAGCTTGCCCTTAACGTGGGGGGCGCTGCGCCCTGGCTCGGGCCACCCTTCTGCTCCGCGAGCTCCTCGAGGGTGCCTGGGAGGCTCAGGGACTGCCCGCAGGCAGTTGCAAACACCCTCGTTACCAGTGCTCTCTGGAAGCTGCCTGCGTGTTGGTCTCTTCAGCTGCAGGATCCCTCGCCAGCTATATGGTGACCAAAGCGGAGACCCAGAA
Protein-coding sequences here:
- the CLIC3 gene encoding chloride intracellular channel protein 3, yielding MAEKPQIQLFVKASEDGESVGHCPFCQRLFMVLLLKGVPFTLTTVDVKRALDVLKDFAPGAQLPVLLYNGDPKTDTVNIEDFLEDRLAPPMFPSLVPQYKESRLAGNDIFHKFSTFIKNPVPAQDEALQRSLLRALLKLDEYLSAPLEYELAREPHLRTSQRRFLDGDHLTSADCNLLPKLNIVQIVCQHYRHFGIPKDLRGVWRYLNNASETKEFKYTCPNSEEIVQAYRSVVRSP
- the PAXX gene encoding protein PAXX codes for the protein MLQLQGEAGHAALHLCKLPVAEARTQLQALMFGLATCIRNLEERLEAVVGTLGSSCSPEKNAAQSQQLFLPDPSPSKKRGVGSALAAKRKIPGESLINPGFKSKKAPSGVDFEDS
- the TMEM141 gene encoding transmembrane protein 141 isoform X2, whose protein sequence is MVNLGLRRVEESVAAKHPALQQYAACQSHAFMKGIGTFLAGSGAAFAVQKLVSKKLPYSLQWNLLVSVAAGSLASYMVTKAETQKCSDFWIYLETGKSPRERAMADGVSQPTENLSPEDAEKVAPHVRRNKYGDIVE
- the TMEM141 gene encoding transmembrane protein 141 isoform X1 translates to MVNLGLRRVEESVAAKHPVGAARPPRRGWGGREPGRCPDGVSAGAAAVRGVPVPRLHEGHRHLPGRQRSRFRRAEAAAGSLASYMVTKAETQKCSDFWIYLETGKSPRERAMADGVSQPTENLSPEDAEKVAPHVRRNKYGDIVE